The Eleutherodactylus coqui strain aEleCoq1 unplaced genomic scaffold, aEleCoq1.hap1 HAP1_SCAFFOLD_24, whole genome shotgun sequence sequence tgtttgcttctgctcaattcctttcaatcgggctgccggagaaagctcaggacaagcacttaagcaggaccacagaatgtaatggactggcattgtacatgctcagccgccacactagtcaagctgctcctcactgcggggtttgaagtgagcagcagagagggacacgggattggcgtttttgggatcggtgggtgtcccagtggtgagattcgcgctgctgatcagactttatcaactgttctgtggataggtggtcggtccgttctggaaatacccatttacaactaaaaaaacaagtcctcctagccaatgttatattccagtaccggcctgtggaagtggttttatccttccacttagtagacattgctgagtagtttgtaaacccgatcactaaactgaatcataaactaatgcttaattttctagaattttttttcagctctatgctgaattaggggaaaaaagctattcatactttgatctgttgctcttaagaagctagtggtacacttgatggatgaactgtacttttcccgcaatatcatggtagaaattgttaccatttctgcttcgttttctagacactgtccaagcgccattgtccaagagaaccagatttgttggacctggaggatatcattttaaaaaaaccttcaagctgaaacaggtgagtgacacagcttcacccctttgtgtattatggcttggtgggtctgaggtacttagaggagggaccgttgtctgagattgtccatccattaggccgccatatgattaccatgtattacgtgtgttctgtatgcccgtatgaaaggtggtaactcgcaggcaattaatcgcattgccttacgcagttcctctcaaattagcgtatcggaattgtgtaatacatgagcgcaaaacagaacgcagcatgttgtatttttgccacatatatgcacatgatagagccaatacgtgtatatatatatatatgggcttgtatatacacatacccatatgcaattacattggggtgagcgccccctaaggtagattggtcagttttaaatgtgttagtggtaacccttactaggctgtaaagaaagggtgagtcagggtgatgatggggaatgtatgtctgcttaacaattgtgttttattaatggtgtcatgtctgagctgaggtagctgagctctgaggtgactgggcgctgctctgaggtgactgagctctgaggtgactgagcgctgcgctgaggtaactgagctctgaggtgactgagcgctgcgctgaggtaactgagcgctgcaggagactgttctgaggtaactgtccactgtcagctctgaggtaactactgcttggtatctgtcagctgcgagataactgaccgctgtatgcagactgtcggctgtggggtaaccggaggatgaggctgtgatgaccggaggaacagagatggttaataatggttactgggaggttggtgtttcctcagtgtaactagttaggtggttgttagacatccttggggtgcctcaccacctggatgtaactagttaggtggttgttagacatccttggggtgcctcactaccttggtgtaactagttaggtggttgttagacatccttggggtgcctcactacctggatgtaactagttaggtggttgttagacatccttggggtgcctcaccacctggatgtaactagttaggtggttgttagacatccttggggcgcctcactacctcggtgtaactagttaggtggttgttagacatccttggggcacctcattacctcggtgtaactagataggtggttgttagacatccttagggcgcctcactacctcgctctaactagttagctggttgttagacatccttggggcgcctcactacctcggtgtaactagttaggtggtggttagacatccttggggcccctcactacctcggtgtaactagttaggtggtggttagacatccttggggcacctcactaccttggtgtaactggtcaggtggttgttagacatccttggggcgcctcactacctcggtgtaactagttaggtggttgttagacatccttggggcacctcactaactcggtgtaactagttaggtggtggttagacatccttggggcacctcattacctcgctgtaactagttgatgaggtcactgtcatgtgatcaggggcggagcatgtaactcaccgacagacgggtggtcgttagtattttgattgttttttcaatcaacatatgtaatgcctaataaattaacccatacaagggaaagcattggttttactagtcgcgctatggtcttgaaggggtccagctcgaaaaaggccttattgatcagaacttaccgtgcattcacaaggttaaagggaaaaatctatttctacatcttacaaaatcaaatgtggattctggagtaaaagcctgaacgtgttacacataatttacgttgtttactacctgccttctcctgattaatggtatttgtcttccattcactctaggcaaccctgtgtcagcagtagttacctgtaatctttttgtcgtaccagcactaagaaagatgcagggaatcctggatccaagacctacaatcatcaaagccagggtatttataccgcccatgttatatggagagcggaattcgtatctgccgttccatcgctatttattgcagtcacccctattaggaaatgttatacacctctaaaacagtgtgtgtttcatgtccaagtgtctagtgaggcggctctatacacgtacaaagggtctttattttgagaatttaccatataaagcagttatatgactttacatcaacatgaatgtctctgtatatgaagacacaaaatagctgctcaatttccattactttgccgctgtttgaaaacttatattgtttttgttttataagtaaatgttaaagtgaccctccagttttctggacaaaattctgcaatggagccggaggaggaacgtgggtgtgtatattatctgcagttgttcttctctgccgtctttccaatttgcagttccaggtcctcttttcgggcattcaagatggccgattcagtcttcaatctagctaatctctacagtgtattggtagtcttagactaacgatgcattatacctgttcgctgacttgccaatggacaatcagagagcagtgcattaggtagttagaaaatagctgtagccatcttggacaggtggagccacggcctgaaactggcagattgggaggcgtggcatagaagaacaagtgcaggtaatttaccctccacttcgttaggtacaaggacagaattttgaaggtttactttaagagggattttcaacgatgggatgtttcaacggtgggggtatgactgctgggacccccagtgttcagtgttcctgagactgggggacctgcgtcccgcttatttcacagttcagcatacatcgtctcgcttctgcagggaagcagggaatagagctgctggtcacacagaacaggctgattcctctcaacggtgcaggcagatagccgagtgctgtgctgtgtttgcctatatgtctgacctattgaaatgaatggagtagtgccactccattcatttcaacggggcagacagaaatagccgagtgctgtgctcgactattattgtctgcttcattcatttcaaaggggcaaacagccaagcacagcaatcggacgatcccactgatctatcagttttcactggatgggtgaaaactggaaaaaatgtcccatcgcccggaataccgctttaaggaaaaactccaggtaaatgtgtatgtgattaaggccgatttcacatcggagacggaggttcagtcgcagattcggctcaaagtactggaagaaaaagtgctgcatgcagagctttttctttcatctaaagttaggcagccgagtggaaaacagacggacctcattataatcaatggggtctgtctggtgcttgtggtgctgtccagagaatgagccatttggttgcggagattcccctttcctgctccccgaacagagcacaaaagtggaaccatggctgcagatataaaaccaccctaactttacactatacggtctttgtgttccccaatttcactactacaatatgttgctaacaattggaggatgttatgttaaaggggttgtactgttttaaaaaaaaaaaacattttcgtgtaccctattagggaattatgagttaaccctttccaatcaactgtctgacagcttccgacattctgattaaagcctgaagacgtccgacagggtatttttactgtatattgtcggctgctccgtcatcagagcctcttaggtacaccacatactgcagtgctggttttagccagcaggtggcgctcttgtataatgacagaaagaaaaagcctcataggaatccaaaattagattagaagagggcattgagggtccctgtctcctgaggagtggagagcagttagaaagaatgtctcctgatctggaggacttgacctgccctgcattacacagacctcttactcattttaatgggctgtgtgtaatgctcaatttcaccatggcttatttttgtgcttgaagaaactagtaatttaattggtatgcaagcagaacaccagctccacttgtacggagttacatcctgtattattctccagagctgcattcccaattcttcaggtttcattgccaaaataccctatgatttattactggatgtatgtctggatatatattggcatatttgggaaatgtgattttcacatcaggcactgaatagtttcactgcatcataggagtgcaatggggaccagcagaattatgggcacagctcttgattataatgcagactgtaagtcatgatcagtacaagataagtaatgctatatatttacaaagtcctctttagaccattcctttttgttagaagggaccctcattaaaaataagctaatcccagtttgtccaactgctggaccccaagcaaaccactggaatctatgagggaaaagacagcaaggggaacttctacacttgtccattgctatcagtggcatgtctgtgtaatacatagatgtgtctgttttttcagatgctcctagctgccgctcttcactctcgtagatggtatttaaagttggacagatgattgaaatacaacaagaaaaataggtgaatatgactgaatataggagaacattttcttttctgtcttgcagttatcttgtgatgtaaagttggatcctcgcccagagtaccatcgctgcatacttacgtggcatcaccaagagccactgccttgggcacaaagtacaggtctctattgactacatataactggacacttctatcagttaggttgtactggatattttaataacattgccatcaacttgataatataactagcagatatcacacagtcagaaagtgccatggcggggtgcccacccctacagcttctaacaaaaaataactgcataaccggtaatggaagccaccattttcttttcttagggtagcttttcacaggatgactttcgggtatgtaagcgttcgaaagccattccaacaactaagacttctgtactttcacacgggagcgatagtcgttcagttaatggaggcgaagcgcgctggagatctcttccagctgtcaacctccgtttactgtgaacaaacagttgttcaatgagaactcactagttgctttgttacacttagccaaaacaaaatgatcaatgagcaatttctcgctcaatcgaatcctgcgttattgcacagaaaaactatcagtcaaaattgctagttcgaacgatttttcagccaatagttggcacaggtgaagccacccttaggctccttttagacttgtaaaggttgatttctattagccctgcaaggaagaagagggatttgaatggaaatatgctggtggatgactcgctataaagcaaaaagaatttatcatatcagtcatggaagaagtaaaaaaaaaaactgaccaaatggtggcaagaaccatttttaggaaaggttcctatagcttgcttgtatggtaaagcgttaacagtcgatgtggcaaaacattgcaaaaagaacaggcgtggtgcataatatggtgtaaaaatacattgggatgaaatggaaatccgctggctctattctatattgtatcatcaggagatctgaaaatcctttagctggaaacctgaccttgattgccaaacagacattactcaacccgtcaccacaatagatgaccactaagggtcccactacctacatcaagaaagtcagaggagtcaacttgaattatacacagtatattgtaccttacattgttttagtttttactttatgttcctaaggaccaaaaaaatggatgccaggtttggaaaatctttttatagttcccataaatatcatagaatcgtggatttggaagggacctccatggtcatccggtccaactccttgctcaatgcaggatcactaaatcataccagacagatgtctgtccagcctctgtttgaagacttccattgaagtagaactcaccacctcccgtggtaacctgttccacccattgatcaccctgactgtcgaatatctaatttgtgtctcctccctttcactttcatcccattgcttctagtctttccttgtgcagatgagaatagggctgatctctctgcactgtgacaacccatcagatatttgtagaccgctattaagtctcctctcagccttcacttttgcaagctaaacattcccagatgctttaaccgtacctaacaggacatggtttgcagaccgctcactatcctggtagctcttctctgaacttaatccagtttgtctattttttttaaaattggggtgcccagaactggacacagtattccagctgaggtctgactaaggaagagtagagggagataattacctcatatgatctagactctatgcttctcttaatacatcacagaattgtgtttttcatttttgctgctacgtcacagtgttgactcatgttcagtctgtgatctattagtatagtcaactacttcctccagaccctaaagacgaataacccatcacactagaaggttaatcattagccactaggtagagtaagctgattaatgaaccagtctttacattacgtcgactgatccagacaccaagaactcccatataggaaatgtccattgtcatcttgtcttacgaggagtgtgctaacgtctatgtcttctccacgcaggtaatcagatgagcagtcgcctgatgagtatgcgcagtgccaatggactgttgatgctacctccaaagacagagcagtatgtggaacttcacaagggagaggtggtggatgtcatggtcatcggaaggctatgatgacaaaagcaagagagaagcattgatgcatgtccac is a genomic window containing:
- the LOC136601688 gene encoding gephyrin-like, producing MQGILDPRPTIIKARLSCDVKLDPRPEYHRCILTWHHQEPLPWAQSTGNQMSSRLMSMRSANGLLMLPPKTEQYVELHKGEVVDVMVIGRL